In Onychostoma macrolepis isolate SWU-2019 chromosome 04, ASM1243209v1, whole genome shotgun sequence, one DNA window encodes the following:
- the LOC131539189 gene encoding uncharacterized protein LOC131539189 — MADKFQTEHNLQAAVVCLDKSESVAHNSLSVSHSVHDEKANPLETESTASKMSLYEEGEEGDVVYYQNQRAASPKPSCVSMKSEQSMGAPIYFSDEAVTFNPRDDQTGDLAFQQPVDDELQRVKKQHRISMKNKYESIFEGIKLEENQTFLNRIYTQLYIIEGESEGVNEEHEVLQMEKTARTQHSQDTPIYCNDIFKASPEPGCEEKDQIKTVLTKGIAGIGKTVSSREKPIRM; from the exons ATGGCCGATAAGTTTCAGACTGAGCATAATCTGCAGGCTGCTGTGGTGTGTCTGGATAAATCAGAGTCGGTCGCTCATAATAGTCTGAGTGTTTCTCATAGCGTGCATGATGAGAAAGCAAATCCCTTAGA AACTGAAAGCACTGCCTCTAAAATGAGTCTCTATGAAGAGGGAGAGGAGGGTGATGTTGTTTACTATCAAAACCAGAGGGCAGCATCTCCAAAGCCCAGCTGTGTGTCTATGAAGAGTGAACAATCCATGGGAGCACCCATTTACTTCAGTGATGAAGCAGTGACCTTTAACCCCAG AGATGATCAGACTGGAGACCTGGCTTTTCAGCAACCAGTAGATGATGAACTACAGCGAGTCAAAAAACAACACAGAATCAGTATGAAGAACAAGTATGAGAGCATATTTGAGGGAATCAAACTCGAAGAGAATCAAACCTTTCTGAACAGGATCTACACACAGCTCTACATCATAGAGGGAGAGagtgaaggagtgaatgaagaacatgaggttttacagatggagaaaacaGCCAGAACACAACACTCACAAGACACTCCAATATACTGCAATGACATCTTTAAAGCCTCACCTGAACCAGGATGTGAGGAGAAAGACCAGATCAAGACTGTTCTTACTAAAGGCATCGCTGGAATCGGAAAAACCGTCTCATCGAGGGAAAAGCCAATCAGGATGTAG